The Saccharomyces cerevisiae S288C chromosome VII, complete sequence genome includes a region encoding these proteins:
- the DUO1 gene encoding Duo1p (Essential subunit of the Dam1 complex (aka DASH complex); cooperates with Dam1p and Pse1p to connect the DASH complex with microtubules (MT); couples kinetochores to the force produced by MT depolymerization thereby aiding in chromosome segregation; is transferred to the kinetochore prior to mitosis) — protein sequence MSEQSQLDDSTIDKLIPQIFNEMRSNLNNTTNKFPKSTGGGASDNISANSNSIRSFNSITTQSLLKESESLDKITAMIKNVTAALKNNLPVYVNQVHEVCKSTNSILDSWINIHSQAGYIHKLMSDQTYLKLINDRLHNENVNTNDEDGSTLHNVIALKKKEILDLRQKLENRKGEKDAAPAKPPNQGLNPRYGVQSGRRPVPSAGISNNGRVRKTHVPASKRPSGIPRVTNRWTKPTASSSRKMFR from the coding sequence ATGAGTGAGCAAAGCCAATTAGATGATTCGACTATAGACAAACTGATTCCACAGATTTTCAATGAGATGAGATCTAACCTCAATAACACGACCAAtaaatttccaaaaagcACAGGAGGTGGAGCAAGCGATAATATTTCGGCTAACAGCAATTCTATAAGATCGTTTAATTCAATCACAACGCAATCCTTACTCAAAGAATCAGAATCGTTAGATAAAATAACAgcaatgataaaaaatgttaCGGCCGcattaaaaaataacttgCCAGTATACGTTAATCAAGTACATGAGGTATGTAAATCTACGAATTCCATTTTAGATTCATGGATCAACATTCATTCTCAAGCTGGTTATATTCATAAATTGATGAGCGATCAAACCTATTTAAAGCTAATTAATGATAGACTGCACAATGAAAATGTAAACacaaatgatgaagatgggAGTACTTTACACAACGTGATAGcgttgaaaaagaaggagaTCTTGGATTTGAGacaaaaattagaaaataGGAAGGGTGAAAAGGATGCTGCACCAGCAAAGCCACCAAATCAAGGCTTAAATCCAAGGTACGGTGTGCAATCTGGTAGAAGGCCCGTTCCTTCGGCAGGAATTTCAAATAACGGAAGAGTAAGAAAGACCCATGTTCCTGCCTCGAAAAGACCTAGTGGTATACCAAGAGTAACTAACAGGTGGACTAAGCCCACTGCTAGCAGCTCAAGGAAGATGTTTCGCTAA
- the YBP2 gene encoding Ybp2p (Central kinetochore associated protein; mediates mitotic progression; interacts with several central kinetochore proteins and centromeric histone Cse4p; role in resistance to oxidative stress; similar to Slk19p; YBP2 has a paralog, YBP1, that arose from the whole genome duplication), whose product MYNEQVNSGKSIKEKERYLDALLKILKDNPVTLKEIGWDLPKGLLQFFSRKNINVNIHLVFSPLVSSVMECFNELAINGNPKECLLTACELVSTLHIVLTETGDSDEENEDLNDSNRNDASNITDELSVITPEIGHYMAKNTVEFIPNLKIYVLFEFMSLLLKRVDTLYPSKFLAMVTSAIIKYVTTNVQAMDDPHFILRIVYNFCTNYSPAQPSASLTDGISTNDLEKIHDDESALQKKLLANLSVFVISNCLKNHPGNIDKIYFKTLMHKKTDENEIDASVLQICHQYYEYVTSLDVHMKELLEKCLVESRSIYNSLLMNPAASTPEFKEEINQLVYEVSYAYQIKKLADEKNLELDQYGVVILSAIHYSKNGTHLLPQIDIQSAIYLYLRCTTASLFSEIYENKFLESSVRYWLWVSTTETSTEKIKCALQELPGHITTAFLQMLLMKTCNESNNDTKLTEITLLRRLLYLMPESTSFTFIFETLLHCPYITAKIAVLDILRDMMIRSPEAANRDETVGLIEQQNPGNTANSVPIMPTLPPRPYITINEDRMASIHSIALICFSAAKQKKRTQGDLLLVLTYMKFFVSLRNKWDLGLLTLINKEISESFQGEGEPELAFINISNNTLGEYIEEMNIRS is encoded by the coding sequence ATGTACAACGAGCAGGTGAACTCTGGAAAGtctataaaagaaaaggaacgTTATTTGGATGCcctattgaaaatacttAAGGATAATCCAGTTACCTTAAAGGAAATTGGCTGGGATCTGCCAAAGGGTTTATTGCAGTTTTTCTCACGCAAAAACATCAATGTCAATATACATCTAGTTTTTAGTCCCCTTGTTTCTAGTGTGATGGAATGCTTCAATGAGCTAGCCATCAATGGAAATCCGAAAGAATGCTTGTTGACCGCTTGCGAATTGGTGTCAACACTCCATATAGTCTTAACTGAAACTGGCGACTCCGATGAAGAGAATGAAGATTTAAATGACTCCAATAGAAATGATGCGTCAAACATTACTGATGAGCTGTCAGTTATCACTCCGGAGATTGGGCACTATATGGCCAAAAATACAGTAGAATTCATtccaaatttgaaaatttacGTTCTCTTTGAATTTATGAGTTTATTGTTGAAACGTGTGGACACTTTATATCCATCTAAATTTCTAGCCATGGTAACTTCTGCAATTATTAAGTATGTAACAACCAACGTTCAGGCTATGGATGATCCACACTTTATTTTGCGCATAGTGTACAATTTTTGTACTAATTACTCTCCAGCTCAACCATCTGCTAGTCTGACCGATGGTATTAGTACAAAcgatcttgaaaaaattcatgaTGATGAATCTGCCTTACAGAAAAAACTACTGGCTAATCTGAGCGTATTCGTGATTAGCAACTGCCTAAAAAATCATCCAGGTAATATTGACAAGAtatatttcaaaacattgatgcataaaaaaacagatgaaaatgaaatcgATGCTTCAGTTTTACAGATATGCCACCAATACTACGAGTATGTCACATCATTGGATGTCCACATGAAAGAACTTTTAGAAAAGTGCCTGGTAGAATCAAGAAGCATCTATAACTCTCTTCTCATGAACCCGGCCGCTTCCACGCCCgaattcaaagaagaaattaacCAACTAGTATATGAGGTATCTTACGCATATCAAATCAAGAAACTAGCTGACGAAAAGAACTTAGAGCTGGACCAATATGGAGTTGTGATTCTATCTGCAATACATTATTCTAAAAATGGTACTCACTTATTGCCGCAAATTGATATCCAAAGCGCAATTTACCTCTATCTACGGTGTACGACagcttctttattttcagaaatATACGAAAATAAGTTTTTGGAAAGTTCAGTACGCTACTGGCTATGGGTATCCACAACCGAGACTTCCAcagagaaaataaagtgTGCCTTACAAGAACTTCCAGGGCACATTACCACGGCCTTTTTGCAGATGTTACTGATGAAAACTTGCAATGAATCTAATAACGACACTAAGTTGACCGAAATTACTCTTCTGAGGAGGTTACTCTATCTCATGCCCGAAAGCACATCTTTTACGTTCATCTTTGAAACTCTACTACATTGTCCATATATAACTGCAAAGATTGCTGTTCTTGACATTCTAAGAGATATGATGATTAGATCTCCTGAGGCTGCTAATCGTGACGAAACTGTCGGTTTAATCGAACAACAGAATCCTGGGAATACCGCTAATAGTGTACCGATAATGCCAACTCTACCTCCAAGACCTTACATCACTATTAATGAAGATCGCATGGCTTCCATTCATAGCATTGCTTTAATATGTTTTTCTGCCGCcaagcaaaagaaaagaacgCAAGGTGATTTACTCTTGGTACTAACAtatatgaaattttttgttagTTTAAGGAACAAATGGGATTTGGGTCTGTTAACACtcatcaataaagaaatCTCCGAATCATTTCAAGGAGAAGGTGAGCCTGAATTAGCATTCATCAACATTTCCAATAATACTCTGGGAGAATATATAGAAGAGATGAACATACGCTCGTAA
- the PKP2 gene encoding protein kinase PKP2 (Mitochondrial protein kinase; negatively regulates activity of the pyruvate dehydrogenase complex by phosphorylating the ser-133 residue of the Pda1p subunit; acts in concert with kinase Pkp1p and phosphatases Ptc5p and Ptc6p; relocalizes from mitochondrion to cytoplasm upon DNA replication stress) produces MSKYQINCIRYRHFLRTSNISQIPDFTKYCIGPVNEELAPYIMETMKAYPSNSEYINPQHYYHNRTVLVENYLKRSPNPVSLTQLAQYYDDSTKLTRTKIINSGKFVKEELVIRIAHKLNQLQQLPFNVVNNFHFVQVYESYYNIFESFRKYPTIRTLEDASQFADFIKNMLEGFNTLNLPHLIMGALECTILDLYPREKMDQLLSDLLRARISRRLIVEEHVSITANYTSGKEENTLVLGDIFQECSAKKYLLEASEESQKFIQDMYFKDIPMPEFIIEGDTQLSFYFLPTHLKYLLGEILRNTYEATMKHYIRKGLEKPEPIIVTVVSNDESYLFRISDKAGGVLHDDENLWSFGKSKERAQESLNNFHKLPGLQTVSIYDEVHSHTKYNSKLKSLQSITLKPYMHTSLEPMSYPSIINGHIKYETPLIELLKRSFRYKLGIGLAMCKVYAEYWNGDLSLHSMPGYGTDVVLKLGNLMKHTKKLQLDKV; encoded by the coding sequence ATGTCTAAGTATCAAATTAATTGCATAAGATACCGGCACTTTCTCAGGACATCTAATATCTCGCAGATCCCTGATTTCACGAAATACTGCATTGGTCCCGTAAATGAAGAATTGGCACCTTACATCATGGAAACCATGAAGGCATACCCTTCAAATTCCGAATATATCAATCCGCAGCATTACTATCATAATAGAACGGTATTAGTAGAAAATTACTTAAAACGAAGTCCAAATCCAGTATCATTAACGCAGTTAGCGCAATATTATGACGATTCTACCAAGCTGACCAGAACCAAGATCATCAATTCCGGGAAATTTGTAAAAGAAGAACTGGTAATTAGGATCGCGCATAAATTAAATCAATTGCAACAACTTCCATTTAATGTTGTGAACAACTTCCATTTTGTTCAAGTTTATGAGTCATAttacaatatttttgaaagcttTAGAAAATATCCGACTATAAGAACTTTAGAGGACGCTTCTCAATTTGCagattttatcaaaaatatgCTAGAAGGCTTCAATACTCTAAACTTACCACATTTGATAATGGGGGCTTTAGAATGTACAATTTTGGATCTTTATCCTCGTGAAAAAATGGACCAACTACTATCTGATCTGTTAAGAGCTCGAATATCAAGAAGATTGATTGTAGAGGAACACGTCAGTATCACAGCCAACTACACTAGTGGTAAGGAGGAAAATACCTTGGTATTGGgtgatatttttcaagaatgTAGCgctaaaaaatatttattgGAAGCCAGTGAGGAATCTCAAAAATTTATCCAAGATATGTACTTTAAAGACATTCCCATGCCAGAATTTATTATCGAAGGTGACACTCAACTAAGCTTTTACTTTTTGCCTACACATTTGAAGTATTTGTTAGGGGAGATCCTTCGAAATACTTACGAAGCAACCATGAAACACTATATTCGTAAGGGATTAGAAAAGCCGGAACCAATCATAGTAACTGTAGTAAGTAACGATGAATCCTATTTGTTTAGAATTTCAGATAAAGCTGGGGGCGTCCTCcatgatgatgaaaatcTATGGTCATTCGGTAAATCGAAAGAAAGGGCTCAAGAATCCCTAAATAATTTTCACAAGTTACCTGGTTTACAAACAGTATCTATTTATGACGAAGTACATTCCCATACTAAATATAACTCCAAACTGAAGTCATTGCAGTCAATAACATTAAAACCGTACATGCACACGTCGCTAGAACCAATGAGTTATCCTAGCATCATAAATGGGCACATCAAATATGAAACTCCCCTAATTGAATTGTTAAAGCGGTCTTTTAGATACAAGCTTGGGATTGGGTTAGCCATGTGTAAAGTGTATGCTGAATATTGGAACGGCGACCTTTCATTGCATTCAATGCCTGGATATGGTACCGATGTTGTATTAAAATTAGGCAACTTGATGAAGCATACGAAGAAACTACAATTAGATAAAGTGTGA
- the RAD6 gene encoding E2 ubiquitin-conjugating protein RAD6 (Ubiquitin-conjugating enzyme (E2); involved in postreplication repair as a heterodimer with Rad18p, regulation of K63 polyubiquitination in response to oxidative stress, DSBR and checkpoint control as a heterodimer with Bre1p, ubiquitin-mediated N-end rule protein degradation as a heterodimer with Ubr1p, ERAD with Ubr1p in the absence of canonical ER membrane ligases, and Rpn4p turnover as part of proteasome homeostasis, in complex with Ubr2p and Mub1p) translates to MSTPARRRLMRDFKRMKEDAPPGVSASPLPDNVMVWNAMIIGPADTPYEDGTFRLLLEFDEEYPNKPPHVKFLSEMFHPNVYANGEICLDILQNRWTPTYDVASILTSIQSLFNDPNPASPANVEAATLFKDHKSQYVKRVKETVEKSWEDDMDDMDDDDDDDDDDDDDEAD, encoded by the coding sequence ATGTCCACACCAGCTAGAAGAAGGTTGATGAGAGATTTTAAACGTATGAAGGAAGATGCCCCACCGGGTGTATCTGCTTCACCATTACCTGATAACGTCATGGTATGGAACGCCATGATTATCGGGCCAGCCGATACTCCATATGAAGACGGAACTTTTAGGTTATTGTTGGAgtttgatgaagaatatcCCAATAAGCCACCGCatgtcaaatttttgagtGAAATGTTTCATCCCAATGTCTATGCAAATGGTGAAATTTGTTTGGATATTTTGCAGAACAGATGGACTCCAACATATGATGTCGCATCCATATTGACATCCATTCAAAGTTTATTCAACGATCCAAATCCAGCTTCGCCAGCAAACGTTGAAGCTGCAACATTATTCAAAGATCATAAATCACAGTACGTCAAAAGAGTTAAGGAGACGGTAGAGAAATCTTGGGAGGATGATATGGACGATAtggacgatgatgatgatgatgatgacgacgacgacgacgacgaaGCAGACTga
- the GEP7 gene encoding Gep7p (hypothetical protein; null mutant exhibits a respiratory growth defect and synthetic interactions with prohibitin (phb1) and gem1; authentic, non-tagged protein is detected in highly purified mitochondria in high-throughput studies) — MVLSNVKIFRLKSHRAFRIGPMIKAVAGNLLVKRFYQPKLERIPPASLLLKQKIRLAQNGSTTSTENPISFSQTMSEIFSVLQPSAPDLDEDETSGLKRDHLLTERLNNGELGVIMNKFFNPSSTHNNQLIDTNILLQNFPKLSGNDLDLLDFAINEKMRGNWNDLKQDFIQLWYYKSFGFLGPRTQFVLTNSSPSVRSQFLKLPFIEYNWFLLQNNKNANILPADVQNVVKVFHLDDKRFTWKSIDPFSKAIISFVVFVSIYVWLDESAKQKTKELPAQKSTVISE; from the coding sequence ATGGTACTGTCAAATGTTAAAATCTTCAGATTAAAATCGCATAGAGCCTTCAGAATCGGTCCCATGATTAAAGCAGTCGCAGGAAATCTTTTGGTAAAGAGATTTTATCAACCAAAATTAGAAAGAATTCCACCGGCTTCACTGCTTTTGAAGCAGAAAATACGGTTAGCTCAAAATGGCAGTACTACATCTACAGAAAACCCCATTTCCTTCTCACAGACCATGTCCGAGATATTTAGCGTCTTGCAGCCAAGTGCACCAGATCTAGATGAAGACGAAACAAGTGGTTTGAAACGCGATCATTTATTAACTGAGCGTCTAAACAACGGCGAGCTTGGTGTCATTATGaacaaattcttcaatcCGTCTTCGACACATAACAATCAGTTGATAGATACGAATATATTACTTCAGAATTTTCCTAAGTTAAGTGGTAATGACTTAGATTTATTGGATTTTGCCATAAATGAGAAAATGCGAGGAAACTGGAATGATCTAAAGCAAGATTTCATTCAGTTGTGGTACTACAAGTCATTTGGCTTTCTTGGACCTCGAACTCAATTTGTCCTGACAAACTCTTCTCCGTCAGTTAGGTCCCAATTCTTGAAACTTCCATTCATCGAATATAATTGGTTTCTCCTacaaaataacaaaaacgCAAATATACTACCTGCTGATGTGCAAAACGTGGTCAAGGTGTTTCATCTTGATGATAAAAGGTTTACTTGGAAGAGCATAGATCCATTCAGCAAAGCTATAATTTCATTCGTCGTTTTTGTTTCCATATATGTGTGGTTGGATGAAAGtgcaaaacaaaaaacgAAGGAGCTGCCCGCACAGAAGAGTACTGTAATATcagaataa
- the SDS23 gene encoding Sds23p (Protein involved in cell separation during budding; one of two S. cerevisiae homologs (Sds23p and Sds24p) of the S. pombe Sds23 protein, which is implicated in APC/cyclosome regulation; SDS23 has a paralog, SDS24, that arose from the whole genome duplication), which produces MPQNTRHTSIVEMLSTPPQLPNSTDLNSLSEQTDKNTEANKSDTESLHKSISKSSSSSSLSTLDNTEYSNNNGNSLSTLNSQNLLSVHRQEWQHTPLSNLVEQNKLIFIRGSISVEEAFNTLVKHQLTSLPVENFPGDMNCLTFDYNDLNAYLLLVLNRIKVSNDKITSDCQNGKSVPVGEIVKLTPKNPFYKLPETENLSTVIGILGSGVHRVAITNVEMTQIKGILSQRRLIKYLWENARSFPNLKPLLDSSLEELNIGVLNAARDKPTFKQSRVISIQGDEHLIMALHKMYVERISSIAVVDPQGNLIGNISVTDVKHVTRTSQYPLLHNTCRHFVSVILNLRGLETGKDSFPIFHVYPTSSLARTFAKLVATKSHRLWIVQPNDNQPTASSEKSSSPSPSTPPVTTLPSLASSYHSNTQSSRMANSPVLKSSDTSNNKINVNINLSGPSPSQPQSPSATMPPPQSPSNCPASPTPAHFEKEYRTGKLIGVVSLTDILSVLARKQTHHKEIDPQMARKQRGHIG; this is translated from the coding sequence ATGCCTCAAAATACAAGACACACGTCCATCGTAGAAATGCTTTCTACCCCACCTCAATTACCGAATTCCACAGATTTAAATAGTTTGAGCGAACAGACAGACAAGAACACTGAAGCAAACAAAAGCGACACAGAATCACTACATAAATCTATTTCGAaatcgtcatcttcatcttctctCTCCACGCTGGATAACACGGAATACTcaaacaataatggcaaCTCCTTGTCCACCTTGAATTCACAGAATCTGTTATCTGTTCATAGGCAGGAGTGGCAACACACTCCTCTGTCAAATTTGGTGGAACAGAACAAATTGATTTTCATCAGAGGTTCTATTTCCGTAGAGGAAGCATTCAACACGCTGGTCAAGCACCAGCTAACGTCTTTGCCTGTGGAGAATTTTCCGGGAGACATGAATTGTTTAACATTCGACTATAATGATCTCAATGCgtaccttcttcttgtatTAAACAGGATCAAGGTGAGCAACGACAAGATAACCTCAGACTGCCAGAATGGTAAGTCCGTGCCCGTGGGCGAGATAGTAAAGTTGACACCTAAGAATCCATTCTACAAATTGCCCGAAACGGAAAACTTATCGACGGTAATAGGCATACTAGGCTCAGGTGTGCATCGTGTTGCCATCACGAACGTGGAAATGACACAGATTAAAGGTATACTTTCCCAACGTCGATTGATTAAGTATCTGTGGGAGAATGCGAGATCATTTCCCAACTTGAAGCCTCTCTTGGACTCTTCCCTGGAGGAGCTGAATATTGGTGTACTAAATGCAGCCCGTGATAAACCTACATTCAAGCAGTCACGTGTCATATCCATCCAAGGTGACGAGCATCTAATTATGGCTCTGCATAAAATGTATGTCGAAAGAATCTCTTCCATTGCGGTAGTTGACCCGCAGGGAAACTTGATTGGTAATATTTCAGTAACAGACGTCAAACACGTCACCAGAACTTCACAATATCCTTTATTACACAATACATGTCGTCATTTTGTCTCggttattttgaatttaagGGGCCTAGAGACCGGTAAGGACTCATTTCCTATTTTCCATGTGTATCCAACAAGTTCCCTGGCAAGAACGTTTGCCAAATTGGTCGCTACCAAATCTCACAGATTATGGATAGTACAACCAAATGACAATCAACCAACAGCATCTTCCGAAAAATCCTCATCTCCATCACCAAGTACTCCACCCGTAACGACATTGCCATCGCTTGCGTCGTCATACCATTCGAACACGCAATCTTCCAGGATGGCCAACTCTCCTGTTCTAAAATCTTCAGATACAtcaaacaataaaataaatgTAAATATAAATTTGAGTGGTCCCTCACCTTCTCAACCACAGTCTCCATCGGCCACAATGCCACCACCTCAAAGTCCAAGTAATTGTCCCGCATCTCCAACTCCAGCACATTTCGAAAAGGAGTATAGAACAGGTAAATTGATAGGTGTTGTGTCATTGACTGACATATTAAGTGTTTTGGCAAGAAAACAAACGCATCATAAGGAAATTGATCCGCAGATGGCAAGAAAGCAAAGAGGGCATATAGGCTGA